Genomic DNA from Pedobacter africanus:
AGATATTATGTGATACCCAAAACAAGAACTGACTGGTGGCTCAAAAAAATCAATGGGAATATTGCTAAGGATCTTAAATCCAGGCAGTCCCTTATAATTAGTGGGTGGAAAGTAATAGAGATCTGGGAATGTGATCTTAAAAAAGCAACAATTGATTCGACATTGACAAGTTTGTTATCGTTGTTAATATAGTGTAATTTCAATATTTTCATATTGCTAAGAACTTTAATATTTATATCTTCGATCCTCAGTTAAAATTCATGTCTTTCCCAATTATTGATTTATTTGCAGGTCCTGGTGGACTGGCCGAGGGTTTCAGCTCATTGACAGATGCTGACAGAGAGCGTGTTTTCAAGATTAAATTGTCAATTGAGAAAGATTATTATGCTCATCAGACCCTTACACTCCGTTCCTTCGTAAGACAATTTCCTTTGGGGGAATTGCCAGGTGAATATTATGATTTTTTAGAGGGGAAGATTGAAATAGATAGCCTATACAAGAAGTTCCCTGAAGAATATCATGAAGCCTCTAACGAGGCCTGGCTTGCCACTTTGGGACAAACGCCTGAGACAGAGATAGACCAACGCATAACTAATTTAGTTGGAAATGAAGAACACTGGGTACTTATAGGAGGTCCTCCTTGTCAGGCATATTCTAGCGCCGGAAGATCGAGGGTCGGTGGTATCCACAAAGATGATCATCGTGTTTACCTTTATAAGGAATACCTGCGTATTATCGCCCGGCATCATCCTGCCGTTTTTGTGATGGAAAATGTCGAAGGCCTGCTCTCAGCAAAACTGGATGGTGAGAAAATTTTTGGATGGATACTGCGGGATTTAAGGGATCCTGCTTCTGTTTTTGGCGATCACAATTCACCAGGATATAGAATTTATTCACTTGTTACCGATGATGTACAAAATGATGTAGACTATCTGATTAAAGCGGAGGACTATGGTGTTCCACAAAAAAGGCATCGTGTTATACTATTGGGAGTGAGAGAAAACATTCTTACCAGGCCAGGTATACTGACTCCGACAGATGAAGTGGGTTTAAGATCGATTATCGGTATGCTACCTAAAATAAGAAGCGGGATGAACAGGACCTTTACCCACAGCGTTCTTGTTCCAAAAGAAGATGGAGGATTAAAAAAGAAGCGGTTTTATACTAAAGCAGAAGATTCTCCCGGGAATTGGGCGGAACTTACGTCAAATATCCGTACCGAGATTGGAAAGTTGCTTAATGTTGAGGCTGATGTTGATCCGGCAGTAATTCCTTTAAACATAGGATCTGCTTATCTGCCATGCAATCAACAATTGATTAATCCGGGCCACCCTCTTGCAAGTTGGTACTCAGATTCTAAAATGACTGGTGTCACCCAGCATGAATCAAGAGGACATTTAACTCAGGATTTGAAAAGATATCTCTTCGCTGCATTATTTACGGTAAAATTCAACAAATTTCCGAAAATGAAGGATTATAAGCTGTTTGATGAAGAACTGCTTCCTGACCATGACAGCGCGGACTCCGGAAATTTTACGGATAGATTCAGGGTACAGGTTCCAGACCGCCCTGCGACAACGGTAACCAGCCATATCAGTAAGGATGGACATTATTTCATTCATTACGACCATATTCAATGTCGAAGTTTAACCGTTCGGGAAGCTGCGAGAATTCAGACTTTTCCAGATAATTACTGGTTTTGTGGAGGTCGCACTGAACAATTCCATCAGGTTGGAAACGCAGTTCCACCGTACCTGGCATATAAAATAGCAAAAGTTGTATATGAACTGCTTCAGGTAGAAACAGCTGAAGCTGTAAGTGCTGAAACAGTAAGTAAGGCGGGCTTAACTGCTACGGAATAATTTAAATTTTAAGTATAAGATTATCAGATTAATCAAAATTCTATTAAAAATTTCAAATATTTAATAACTTTAGCAATATAACGTTTTTAAATATTGCAATGCCAGAAAGAATAGTCTTATCTCCACTTGTAACTCCTGTTAAACAAATCACGACTGTTGTTGGAAGAATATTGAAAGCCGTCGGATTAGATATGCTGGTTAATAAGTATTTGAATAATTATCTAAAATGTGTTCATTATGTCAAATGAAATACACGAGATAAATTTTGAAGAGGCAATCCCTTCACCAGAATTTTTAATCAAATCCATAGCCGAACAGGGCTACAGCCTGGAGACTGCCATTGCTGACCTAATGGATAACTCAATATCAGCAAATGCTGATCACATAGAAGTTCTGGTAGATCCGGATCAGGAGCCGTTTACACTTTTTATTGCTGACAATGGAGATGGGATGAACGAAAAAGAGTTAAAAAAAAGTATGCAATTTCCAAGCTCGTCTCTGGAGGAGGACAGGAATAAAAATGATTTGGGAAGATTTGGGCTTGGATTAAAAACCGCTTCGTTTTCACAGACTCGAAGATTTACCGTTTTATCAAGAAAGAAAGGTGACAGAAATTATTGTGGTAGAACCTGGGATGTAAATTATCTACAAAAATGCGGTGCCTGGAAAATAATTGTAAATAATGAAAGCGAAATAAAGACCCTTCTTAATTCATATAGTCTTTTGAGTAGGAGGTTTAATAATAGCTTTGAAAATTTTTCTGCTAACACGATAATTATATGGCAGGGACTATATAAATTTGAGGAATTTTTAAATACCAGTGAAGTGAAAAGATCCAGTCTTAAGGACCAGATCAGTGCTATAACTTCAGAACACTTATCTATTGTTTTTCATAGGTTTCTTGAGAGAAAAAACGACCCTCTTACAATTAGAGTTAACAATCGTGCAATCACCCCCTTCAATCCATTCCCCACAGATGAGTCTGATTTCCGGTCAATTGATAATAAGCAGACAGGACTTCGTAATGATGTGGTTAAGCTTGAGGGTTTTGTACTCCCCTCCAGGAGTATCGATGAAAGTAAGGAATACAGTTCAGTATGGACTACCCCCTCAAAGGGCCTTATGGATCTTGAAGGCATTTACGTTTACCGCGCTGACCGGATTATCGTATTTGGAGGCTGGAACGATATTACAAGAAAGACGCCAACGTTAAGGCTTGCGCGTTTGAGGGTTGAGGTAGGCAACAAGGTAGATAACCTTTTTCATCTCAATGTGGCTAAATCAAAGATTATTGTTCCCTTTGACATCCGAACTGCATTTATCCGCTATGTGGCAGAACTTAAGGTGGAAGCGGAAAGGGAGTATAATAACCGGGGCATAAGGCGATTTGCGAAAAAAGGAAAGGGCAACTATTACTCACTCTTTGAAAAAAATGCAACAGACAAGGGCCTGCTGATTGAAATCAATTCCGAATTCCCTCTTTTGAGCAGTCTCAGAGCTGAACTGACAGCAGAACAGAACGCCAAACTGAACTTTATGCTCAAGATCGCTACCACGACCATCAACAATACTCGTAGAGTACAGGATCAGAGGCCGATGAGCACAATTGAGGAAGATAAGAATCTTAGCCACGCCGATATTGCGACATCTGTCCGTCACCTGCAAGCGGCCGGAGTTCCAGATGCATATATCAGGGACACGATACTGCCAGAGCTAGGATTTAGTGCAACAGGCAACAATCCGGTGATAGAAGACCTATTCAAATAAAACAAAAATTAATGCTCATATGAACCAAAGATTTTATACTGATAAGATTATAGAGCTCCTTGATAATGAACTTCAGGAGCTTCGGGCCAGGAACGAACCATTGACCAGAGCTTTTTTTGATAATCCTGAAATCCAGGAACAGATAAAAAATCAGGTTAAAGCTATTGCAAGTATTTTCAAGCATGCCGTTCCCAGTGATGAACATTTTAGAGAGTATTATATCCTTGCCCTAAATGAATTCAAGGGCAACAATGCCACGGATATCCTCCCAAGTATCTCTCTGACCAAATCAAAGAACAAGACCTGGTTGAGTGAGGAGAGGGCAGCACAGATCGACTGGCATTACTCGGAACGTTATTTCAGATATCTCAAAAGTCTGGGCCGATCGCAGAAGATCATTGCCGAAGCCAGGCGCTCATCCTTGGAGGTACTTAAAAAGATTGGGGATCCGGAGGCTGATAATGCCTTTTACATCAAGGGTATGGTCTTCGGAAGCGTGCAGTCGGGAAAGACCACGAACTTCAATGCTGTGATCAATGGCGCGATAGACCTTGGCTACCCTCTCATCATTGTTCTCTCAGGAATTATGGAGGACCTTCGTGTACAGACCCAGCTTCGCGTCGAGGATGAGGTAGTCGGTTATGGGGTCATCGATGTAGAAAAGGGAAACTTTGGATTTAAAGGCGTAGGTGAGATCAAAAAGTTTGGGGAATTGGGGGACAATGCGATCAAACAGATCATGATTCCGACCTCACAGCACGCCGACTTCAATATCAACATCAAGCGTACAGAGTTTGCCATCAACCATAAGAACGTATTGGTCTGTAAAAAGAACAGTCGGGTGTTAGCGAACCTGGTTCTTTGGCTCAGCGATCAGCTGGCGGAGGGACAAAACAAACACGACATTCCCTTTTTACTGATCGACGACGAGGCCGATAATGCCTCACTGAATAATATGGGTCATAAGGGAAAAGAATATGCAACGACCATCAATGGGAATATCAGAGCCTTGCTCGGCCTCTTTAAACGGAAGACCTACCTTGGATATACTGCCACCCCTTTTGCTAATGTGCTTCAGGATCGTAACGAAACACCCCTTACCAAATGGCCAATCAGCTATAAGGAGGCGGGCGTAACCAGGGAAAAGAGATTTGACCTCGTTGACAATCTGGCCCCTGATGATTTCGTTGAACTACTATTTCCACCATCAATATATGTGGGCGCCAAGCATTTCTTTGAAACGAGATTGAGCGAGATCAATAAGATCGAGCCACTCATTTCCCCACCGGTAAATGATTACCACAACAGCTTTCCAAGTAGAGTATTTAAGGATACCGAGCAAGCGGCTAAACCAGGAGAGAAGGATACACGTGCATCGAAAAAAACAGATATATTTCCCCGGTTTCTTCCGGAATCACTGAAAGATGCAATCAGATGCTTTGTGATTTCCACGGCATTGCGTTTGAGCCGCCGTCCGGAGATGGTCAGCTCCAAGCTATACCAGCCACACAACTCCATGCTGATACATATCTCCAGATTCACCCTTTGGCAGAATAGAACAAAGGAGCTTGTTAAAACCTTCGTAGAGGAACTTACTACTAGGCTTAATACAGAGCTTCCAGATGGAAAGGAGTCTGTATATGCCGAACTGGAGTTGACCTGGATCAGGCACTATGCCCATATTGTCCAGAATATCAAAAGCTATTTACCTGATGACTATGAGGATGACTTTCTCACACCAAAGGATTATCACAAGGACATCCGGTCAAATCTGCTAACAGCTATCACCGGCATCCAGGTGGTGGCGATTAACAGTGATAATACAAGTGATGCGCTTGTTTATAACAAGAAGTCCGAGAAGAAATATATTGCAATCGGTGGAAACAAACTATCCCGTGGATTTACTTTGGAAGGCCTTACGATCAACTATTTCATCCGTAATACCGATTTCGCCGATACCCTGCTCCAAATGGGACGGTGGTTTGGCTATCGACCAGGATACCTGGATTGCTGCAAGCTCTTCACTACCTCTGCCAATATCCATAAGTTCGATACCGTCTCGGTGACGGTCGAAGAACTTGAGGAGACCTTTAAGGAGATCAACAAAAAGGATGGTCGCCCTAAGGATTTTGAGATCCGGGTCCGCGATAACCCAAAGGTCATCAAGTTAACACGGAACTCCATCCTCAAGAATGCGGAGTCCATCAACGTGAACTATAGCATGGGGATGGAACAGTCTACTAAATTCTGGATCAACAAGAATGCAATAGAGACTGCCTGGACTGGATTTGTAGAGCACATTAAACGCCTAAAGTGGGAAGAGGATAAGACAAAGGACGTCTTTTTTCATTCTACGGACGCCGCCGGACTATTTGCATTTCTGGAATTACAGAATACATTTTATGATTTTGATCTGCCTGGCGTGCGGGAATACATTGAACTCTGTAACGCCAACGGTAAGCTTGTCAGCTGGAAGATTGGCATCCGCAAGAATAGCGGTGCGAGAGAAGTGGTGCTACTCGCCAGTTCTAAATCTGGGCTTCCGGGTAACATCAATCTGACAATCAGGAGAGGGCCGCGCGAACAGGCTAGTGGTCGATATGACTTTCTGGAAAACAATATCTTTCGGGTATCAGACAAGTCTGCCCAGATCATCACCTCGGGAAGCGATTTCGGCCTAACCCTTAATGATGACCAGATGGTTGAGGTGAAAAAGAAGTTTCTTGCTAGGCGGGAGGCGGGGAGTGCTACCAACATCCCAGACAAAGACTATCGTCTGGCTATGAACGACCAGGAGGGTACGCTAATGATCTACCTGATCGATACTAAGCACGTTTTTACCTCACCAGACGGTGCGGACAAGGAACTCGAAGCAAGAGCGGTAGAACTCGGGATTGATACCACCATCCCATTATTTGGATACGCCCTGGGATTTCCTGAAATCAAGGGTGACTTCGGTGGTAATTATGTACGCGTAAAACAGCCAGATCCTATTACCCCAGAAGAAGGTGAAGAGGAAGAAGATGAATTTCCGGAGGAATTATTGGAGGGATAATGAGCATAATTAATACATCATATCTGGAGGAAAAATGGAACTCCATTAGCAAAGAAGATATTAGGGGTTACCGGATTCAACGGATCAGTCCCGAAAGCAAATTGGGTATCAATATTGGGTTGAACCATAGGGTGGAGCGTTGCCTGATATTGGAGCTGCCAAAGGATACCAATCTGGTATTCTTCAATCGGGAAAGGCAAAACCTTTCGATCTACCATCTTCGCGAACAGGGTTATATTGTAATTGAACTGCTGGACCAGTTCTTCAACGATCTTTTCTGCGACCTTATCGTTTCGCTATATCAGCGTATCCAGGGAATTGAGGACGTAGAGGAATGTTCGATGGAACTGGTGGCCTCATTTAATAAATGGAGTGAGTTCCTTACCGATCAAAGTGGTCGACTGTTATCGGTTGATGACGTAAAGGGCCTTTGGGGAGAACTTTTTATACTCCGCTCGTTATTGAATGACTCCGAATCTTCATTGGTAGACGAAACGCTTGGGGCTTGGCAAGGCCCATATGATAGAGGTCACGACTTCGTGCTTACTGACAAGAATATAGAGGTCAAGACCCGCGATGCATCGAGGATCGACATCAGTATATCAAGCGAATATCAACTCGAACCTGAATTTGGAAAGAACCTTGAGCTACTAGTGCTGAACGTTCTCGTAGATACGATATTAGGACAAAGCTTGTTGGAACTTGTCGAGGATATCCGGGAATCCATACAAATAAGATCGGGAGATAGTTCAATCCTGTTGAAGGCACTTGCACAAAAAGGACTCAATATGCGCAATATTGAAAGTTACCCTGGCAAATATCTGGCTGTAAGCGAAACTGTTTATGACTGTATGCATGGGGACTTCCCAAAGCTGAACCGGAACAGTATACCATCAGCGATCAACAATTTGTGTTATAATATCAGGACCACTGGCCTGGATCAATTCATCATTAGACAAATTCTTTATTAATGGAACTAAAACAATATCTCGACTATCGAAAGGAACTTCTTCGGGAGTCGCGGGACCAGGAGGGTTTTACCTCCGAGGCATCTTTTATCGGGATATCTGTACTTCCACTGATGGCGGATGCTAAATTGATTGACTCTGAAGATTGGCAGGAGACCTACTACAGCTTTGCAGCAGAAAAGATCAAGATCAACGGTTATATGGTCAACGAATCCGGGGAAAGGCTACAGCTCTTTATCCTCAACGAAGATTCGGTCAACCTTGCTGCCACAGAAAACGATATGGCGATTAGCCAAAAGAGCTATTATGAGAATCATTTTTCAAGAGCAGTGAAGTTTGTTAAAAGAGCTATTAACCGTAACCTGGAGGATACTCAGGATTCAAGCCCGGCTAACGTACTCATCAATCAGCTTTCCTCGGGCGATATTCTCAACCAATTTGATGTAGTGGAGATATTTTTGGTATCGGCGACGGCCACTATGGAGATGCGGGGGAATGATCCCAAGCCTAAGAAATTCGACTTTGAAAACGAAGAATTCTCCGTGTCCTACGCCCAAGGTCGGGAACAGCTGAAAAAAAAGATGCTGATTATCAGACGGCTTATCGACCTGAATTTTCTCCTGGACGTCATGATCTCTCAAGGTAATAGGGAGATATTGACCATTGAGTTCGGAAATGTATTTGGTGCCCCCCTTTCTGCAATCAAGGCGGCGAGTGAAGCCAATTTTGAATCCTATCTTTGTGTGATACCTGCTACCAACCTTGCCGAACTCTATCGACTTCATAGTACGCGCCTGCTGGAAAAGAATGTAAGATCATTCCTTGATTATAAGAATGACGCCAATAGGGGAATGCTGGCGACGATGAAAAAAGACCCCTCGAAATTTATTGCCTTTAACAACGGTTTGACAATTACCGCTACCGCCTCTGATACGAGCCAACAGAGTGGCATTACTCTAATTCATTCGCTAACAGATTTCCAGATCGTTAACGGTGGACAGACCACGGCTTCCATCTACTTTGGCAAAAAGGCCAATGTTGATATTAGCAAGGTATTCATCACTGCAAAAATTAACGTAGTAAAGGAAGTAGCCGAACAGGAGCTGAATGCCTTTATCAAGGAGATCAGTCTCTATTCCAATACCCAAAATAAAGTAACCACCGTAGACTTGGACTCTCAAAACCCTCAGCTTATAAAGTTGAAGGCTATGACCATGAGTGTAGTCACCCCAAGTGGTAAAAAGTGGTTCTTCGACCGCGCCAGGGGAGAGTATAGCACTATGCTAAAAAAATCGGGTAACCGAAACAGATTGGAGAAGGAATTTGAGGACAGGCGCTTTTCGAAGGAGGACTTGGGAAAATATTATACTGCATGGGGCGCTCAGCCATATATGGTCAAAAAGGGTGGAATAAAGGTCTTCAAGTTCTTTATTACTGCTTTATGTGGTGATGGCGAAAAGCGAAAGCCAGTTGATATCGATAGAACGTTCTACGAGGAGCTTATCGCCAAGATCATTCTTTTTGACCGTTTAAATAAGATCCATGGAATAGGAAAGAGGGCCATCGGTCAGCTTCGCTCTGCTGTTGTTCCATATGCAATTTCTATATTATATGCCCATACCGATGGAGGAAAATCTGATTTGTATTTTGATCTTTCCAGGATATGGAAGTCAGAGGGACTTGAGGAAGACCTCGCGGATTTCATGGAGGAACTAATGCGGCTGACTAATGAGCTTATTAAGAAATACGCGGATAGCGATGATGTTGGGGAAAACTCCAAAAAGAAAGAGCTATGGGACCGCGTATGTTCAAGTACCGAAATACAGATGTTTATGTCCAAAAAGACCAGTATACATATACTTGGAAAATATACAATATCCACTGAAGAGAGGAAAAAGCTTTCAAAGCGCAACAAAAAGATCGTAGATTTCAAGTACCTATCCGACAATGTTTCAATCTTTACCAATGGTATTGCTTTCTATGATCGTATTCTGGTCGCAATGAATGACAATCTGAGTACAGTTGACCTGGTAAAACTTAGTGCTATTAAATCAGCTATTGCCAAACGGGAAGACCTTTCACAAAAACACATAAATTTTGAACAGGAGCTTACACGAACCATTGGGAACGAGCATCCTGAGGTGTTTGAGTACAGGCCTGTGGAAGAGGACCTGATCTGGAAGAATAGCTTTGAGTTTATCCTCAAAGTGTATAATAATGCTCTCGAGAACAATGCAGAAGTAAGTGTTGAGTTCAAGAAAATAGAAGAAATGGCTAAGCACAAGGGCATCAAATATTATTCCGTATTTGTACAGATTGGAGAGGCGTTAAATAAGGGGCAATTGCCGACTATGCAACAACTATGGTACGCTTCACATATCCTCGAACTAAAAGGTTCCGCACATATTTTGTAATTTGTTTCTAATACTTAAACTTTTCTGATTTTGTAACTCTAGCTATTACGGTCAATGTAGTTCGTATACATTTATCTCAATCTATTTCCCCTTGCCCTTTAAATCCATAATGATTAACTTTAGTTACATCTGTTAATTGTTATGGTACAAAAAGTCATCCTGCATAGAAGAAGCAAGGCCCCGTTAGTGGTTATAGAAACACTTTTTTCAAGTGGTTTTCTAGCCTATTGGCTTTTTAAAAAGTATGAGTTTGATTGGTTATTAGGGGTGGTCATCTTTATTGCGAGTTTCTTGCTAACGGCATTCCTGTTTTTCAACATCAGGATATTCAGATATATATATTCAATTCTTTTCTCGCTGGGTTGGGGCTTTTTGGGATATATATTTGCCAGCAGTGTTACAAAATCTGATTTAACTGCCTGGGTTGTTCTTGCTGCCGTTTTTGTCCTAAGTCTTCTGGTGCATAAAAGCTATTTTTCATTTGAGACCAACGCTGAAAGGATAGATTACAGATAACTGCCAGTAGCTCCAGATCTGTTCCATTCCTGTTCCAGTTTAGTACTTTACGTGCACCTCAGGTGCGACGTACATCAGCCATGCTTCACTCGAAGTCTAGTCGTCATTTGTCGAACCAACTCCTTGGGAAGGTGACCTGGAGCAAAGCAATTTTACTGGAACTGTAAAGGGAAACCCGTATCAGACCAACTGTAAAGCTATAGACGGATAAGACCGGTTTCTCCATTTGAAGGTTCACCACTATAGTGGCAGAATTTTTCCATGTAATTTACATTGCCATATTTCGACCAACTTTTATAAGCCTCTGCACAATAGGGCTTCTTGACATTAAAAGGGATCTTTGTTCCGGTTCTTATGCAGTACCCAAACTTCAAATCCCCAATTTCATAGTCGTCGTTACAATCAATAATAACATCAGATCTTAGAAATTCTTTGGTAAAGAATATTTCTTTATAGACGGGCTTCTTTTCGAATACGGTTTTACTGTATTTGTCAATTATTTCATAGCTGAAGTGATAAACTTGTTGATCGAGTGAGGCGCCGGTCAGCTCCGTTATAATGCTGCCCAGTCCGACGATACTTTTGAGTAATCTGAACTTACATAAGATCCCTGCCTCGATATTGTTATCAGCT
This window encodes:
- a CDS encoding DNA cytosine methyltransferase encodes the protein MSFPIIDLFAGPGGLAEGFSSLTDADRERVFKIKLSIEKDYYAHQTLTLRSFVRQFPLGELPGEYYDFLEGKIEIDSLYKKFPEEYHEASNEAWLATLGQTPETEIDQRITNLVGNEEHWVLIGGPPCQAYSSAGRSRVGGIHKDDHRVYLYKEYLRIIARHHPAVFVMENVEGLLSAKLDGEKIFGWILRDLRDPASVFGDHNSPGYRIYSLVTDDVQNDVDYLIKAEDYGVPQKRHRVILLGVRENILTRPGILTPTDEVGLRSIIGMLPKIRSGMNRTFTHSVLVPKEDGGLKKKRFYTKAEDSPGNWAELTSNIRTEIGKLLNVEADVDPAVIPLNIGSAYLPCNQQLINPGHPLASWYSDSKMTGVTQHESRGHLTQDLKRYLFAALFTVKFNKFPKMKDYKLFDEELLPDHDSADSGNFTDRFRVQVPDRPATTVTSHISKDGHYFIHYDHIQCRSLTVREAARIQTFPDNYWFCGGRTEQFHQVGNAVPPYLAYKIAKVVYELLQVETAEAVSAETVSKAGLTATE
- a CDS encoding ATP-binding protein — its product is MSNEIHEINFEEAIPSPEFLIKSIAEQGYSLETAIADLMDNSISANADHIEVLVDPDQEPFTLFIADNGDGMNEKELKKSMQFPSSSLEEDRNKNDLGRFGLGLKTASFSQTRRFTVLSRKKGDRNYCGRTWDVNYLQKCGAWKIIVNNESEIKTLLNSYSLLSRRFNNSFENFSANTIIIWQGLYKFEEFLNTSEVKRSSLKDQISAITSEHLSIVFHRFLERKNDPLTIRVNNRAITPFNPFPTDESDFRSIDNKQTGLRNDVVKLEGFVLPSRSIDESKEYSSVWTTPSKGLMDLEGIYVYRADRIIVFGGWNDITRKTPTLRLARLRVEVGNKVDNLFHLNVAKSKIIVPFDIRTAFIRYVAELKVEAEREYNNRGIRRFAKKGKGNYYSLFEKNATDKGLLIEINSEFPLLSSLRAELTAEQNAKLNFMLKIATTTINNTRRVQDQRPMSTIEEDKNLSHADIATSVRHLQAAGVPDAYIRDTILPELGFSATGNNPVIEDLFK
- a CDS encoding Z1 domain-containing protein — protein: MNQRFYTDKIIELLDNELQELRARNEPLTRAFFDNPEIQEQIKNQVKAIASIFKHAVPSDEHFREYYILALNEFKGNNATDILPSISLTKSKNKTWLSEERAAQIDWHYSERYFRYLKSLGRSQKIIAEARRSSLEVLKKIGDPEADNAFYIKGMVFGSVQSGKTTNFNAVINGAIDLGYPLIIVLSGIMEDLRVQTQLRVEDEVVGYGVIDVEKGNFGFKGVGEIKKFGELGDNAIKQIMIPTSQHADFNINIKRTEFAINHKNVLVCKKNSRVLANLVLWLSDQLAEGQNKHDIPFLLIDDEADNASLNNMGHKGKEYATTINGNIRALLGLFKRKTYLGYTATPFANVLQDRNETPLTKWPISYKEAGVTREKRFDLVDNLAPDDFVELLFPPSIYVGAKHFFETRLSEINKIEPLISPPVNDYHNSFPSRVFKDTEQAAKPGEKDTRASKKTDIFPRFLPESLKDAIRCFVISTALRLSRRPEMVSSKLYQPHNSMLIHISRFTLWQNRTKELVKTFVEELTTRLNTELPDGKESVYAELELTWIRHYAHIVQNIKSYLPDDYEDDFLTPKDYHKDIRSNLLTAITGIQVVAINSDNTSDALVYNKKSEKKYIAIGGNKLSRGFTLEGLTINYFIRNTDFADTLLQMGRWFGYRPGYLDCCKLFTTSANIHKFDTVSVTVEELEETFKEINKKDGRPKDFEIRVRDNPKVIKLTRNSILKNAESINVNYSMGMEQSTKFWINKNAIETAWTGFVEHIKRLKWEEDKTKDVFFHSTDAAGLFAFLELQNTFYDFDLPGVREYIELCNANGKLVSWKIGIRKNSGAREVVLLASSKSGLPGNINLTIRRGPREQASGRYDFLENNIFRVSDKSAQIITSGSDFGLTLNDDQMVEVKKKFLARREAGSATNIPDKDYRLAMNDQEGTLMIYLIDTKHVFTSPDGADKELEARAVELGIDTTIPLFGYALGFPEIKGDFGGNYVRVKQPDPITPEEGEEEEDEFPEELLEG
- a CDS encoding PD-(D/E)XK motif protein, whose amino-acid sequence is MSIINTSYLEEKWNSISKEDIRGYRIQRISPESKLGINIGLNHRVERCLILELPKDTNLVFFNRERQNLSIYHLREQGYIVIELLDQFFNDLFCDLIVSLYQRIQGIEDVEECSMELVASFNKWSEFLTDQSGRLLSVDDVKGLWGELFILRSLLNDSESSLVDETLGAWQGPYDRGHDFVLTDKNIEVKTRDASRIDISISSEYQLEPEFGKNLELLVLNVLVDTILGQSLLELVEDIRESIQIRSGDSSILLKALAQKGLNMRNIESYPGKYLAVSETVYDCMHGDFPKLNRNSIPSAINNLCYNIRTTGLDQFIIRQILY
- a CDS encoding AIPR family protein; translated protein: MIDSEDWQETYYSFAAEKIKINGYMVNESGERLQLFILNEDSVNLAATENDMAISQKSYYENHFSRAVKFVKRAINRNLEDTQDSSPANVLINQLSSGDILNQFDVVEIFLVSATATMEMRGNDPKPKKFDFENEEFSVSYAQGREQLKKKMLIIRRLIDLNFLLDVMISQGNREILTIEFGNVFGAPLSAIKAASEANFESYLCVIPATNLAELYRLHSTRLLEKNVRSFLDYKNDANRGMLATMKKDPSKFIAFNNGLTITATASDTSQQSGITLIHSLTDFQIVNGGQTTASIYFGKKANVDISKVFITAKINVVKEVAEQELNAFIKEISLYSNTQNKVTTVDLDSQNPQLIKLKAMTMSVVTPSGKKWFFDRARGEYSTMLKKSGNRNRLEKEFEDRRFSKEDLGKYYTAWGAQPYMVKKGGIKVFKFFITALCGDGEKRKPVDIDRTFYEELIAKIILFDRLNKIHGIGKRAIGQLRSAVVPYAISILYAHTDGGKSDLYFDLSRIWKSEGLEEDLADFMEELMRLTNELIKKYADSDDVGENSKKKELWDRVCSSTEIQMFMSKKTSIHILGKYTISTEERKKLSKRNKKIVDFKYLSDNVSIFTNGIAFYDRILVAMNDNLSTVDLVKLSAIKSAIAKREDLSQKHINFEQELTRTIGNEHPEVFEYRPVEEDLIWKNSFEFILKVYNNALENNAEVSVEFKKIEEMAKHKGIKYYSVFVQIGEALNKGQLPTMQQLWYASHILELKGSAHIL
- a CDS encoding phospholipase D family protein, whose product is MPELINRFEVHKRLINMIDEAKSQLIFISPYIKLHDAYKNVLQKRVNDDELEVIVVFGKNEEDKHKSLSNEDFAFFKQFQNVTIKYCKRLHAKIYANDSHSLFASMNLHSFSADNNIEAGILCKFRLLKSIVGLGSIITELTGASLDQQVYHFSYEIIDKYSKTVFEKKPVYKEIFFTKEFLRSDVIIDCNDDYEIGDLKFGYCIRTGTKIPFNVKKPYCAEAYKSWSKYGNVNYMEKFCHYSGEPSNGETGLIRL